The following are encoded together in the Leptospiraceae bacterium genome:
- a CDS encoding NADH-quinone oxidoreductase subunit N: protein MVFTPNTNDLLSILPALILCSVGLFFLLTQFIFHSNDHRVIRYLTGISLLAALYAVIYNYNTTPGKGLFFNNQIGINEISMWLNVIYMVTAFLTVIASPRTLNQHGITFPEFYPLMLFAVSGMFFMTSGTDLIVIFVGLELLSISLYVLIGMAHNEMGSLEATLKYFLLGAFTSGFMLMGIAFLFGGSGSTQLGVALRPLTQGGEIPMYTKVGLGLFLVGVCFKVALAPFHSWTPDVYEGALTTITGFMASGPKAAAMGLMLIIFQYIPVGETPSVWMYLIGGIAALSMTLGNVFALQQDNLKRVLAYSSISHAGYVVAGIVCGAKMEVIYYLIMYSFMNIAAFAMIAYLENGKYIITYNSIKYLAGKKPLTAVGLLAIFFSLGGIPPLGGFWTKLFLFQKIAESDQVLNRFLLIIGVINSAIAIYYYLRVTVSAFMTEDKGEAATEALEPSFGLSFATVISLLFVLFSWIVFQPNSL, encoded by the coding sequence ATGGTATTTACTCCTAATACAAACGATCTACTTTCTATTTTACCTGCGCTCATACTTTGTAGCGTTGGGTTGTTCTTTTTGTTAACTCAATTTATTTTTCATTCTAACGATCATAGAGTGATTCGTTACCTAACAGGGATTAGCCTCTTGGCGGCTTTGTATGCTGTGATTTATAACTACAATACAACTCCGGGAAAAGGACTTTTCTTTAACAACCAAATTGGAATAAACGAAATCTCTATGTGGCTAAATGTCATCTACATGGTAACAGCGTTCTTGACTGTAATTGCTTCTCCCCGCACACTAAACCAACATGGAATTACATTTCCTGAATTCTATCCGCTAATGCTATTTGCTGTTTCGGGAATGTTCTTTATGACTAGTGGCACTGATCTAATTGTTATCTTTGTTGGATTAGAGCTACTTTCGATTAGCCTTTATGTATTAATCGGAATGGCACACAATGAAATGGGAAGCTTAGAGGCTACTCTTAAGTATTTCCTGCTCGGTGCATTTACTTCTGGGTTTATGCTTATGGGGATTGCTTTTTTATTTGGAGGAAGTGGATCTACTCAATTGGGCGTTGCACTTAGACCTCTCACACAGGGCGGCGAGATTCCAATGTATACTAAGGTTGGACTTGGACTATTTCTTGTAGGTGTTTGCTTCAAAGTAGCTCTGGCTCCGTTTCATTCTTGGACTCCTGATGTGTATGAAGGTGCTCTTACTACTATTACTGGATTTATGGCATCAGGTCCTAAAGCCGCAGCAATGGGGTTAATGCTTATTATCTTTCAATACATTCCAGTCGGAGAGACTCCAAGTGTTTGGATGTATTTAATTGGTGGAATTGCTGCTCTTTCTATGACTTTGGGGAACGTGTTTGCATTACAACAAGACAATCTCAAAAGAGTTTTGGCGTATTCTTCTATTTCCCATGCGGGCTACGTAGTCGCAGGGATTGTTTGCGGTGCTAAGATGGAAGTGATTTATTATTTAATCATGTATTCCTTCATGAACATTGCTGCGTTTGCTATGATTGCTTATCTGGAAAATGGAAAGTATATCATAACCTACAATTCCATTAAATACCTTGCAGGCAAAAAGCCATTAACCGCAGTAGGATTACTTGCTATCTTCTTTTCGCTTGGCGGTATACCACCATTAGGCGGATTCTGGACAAAGCTATTCTTATTCCAAAAAATTGCAGAGTCAGATCAAGTTCTAAATCGCTTCTTACTGATTATTGGTGTAATCAATTCAGCGATTGCGATTTACTATTACTTACGAGTAACTGTATCTGCCTTCATGACAGAAGATAAGGGAGAAGCAGCAACGGAAGCACTAGAGCCAAGCTTTGGACTTTCCTTTGCAACTGTAATTTCTCTTTTGTTCGTATTGTTCAGTTGGATTGTATTTCAACCAAATAGTTTATAA
- a CDS encoding NADH-quinone oxidoreductase subunit M: MPESILSLVIFSPLLGIAILSFLKEEEHIKWTSAIITLITFVLSAPLMWYFNTNSSALQFVHRIPNWMSSGKLVIDYHFGLDGVALLLFVLTSFLFFISSVASWTYIHKRLKEFYIALLFLEIGVLGVFASANLVLFYVFWELMLIPMALLIGIWGGENRLYAAIKFFIYTMAGSVLMLAAILIIYFKTGDITIESLSTKSFANFSPALQGFLFFAFAISFAIKIPVFPVHTWLPDAHTEAPTAGSVILAGVLLKMGTYGFIRFCIPFFPIVSLEYQGLIMIFCVIGIVYGALVAMVQKDGKKLIAYSSVSHLGFCLLGLMTFTEEGVLGGMIQMINHGVSTGMLFLMIGMIYERTHTRMIADYGGIAKIVPLFATFFMIAMLSSVGLPGMNGFVGEFLVLLGTLKVNVVLGVIAGSGVVWAACYLLWFTKRFLFGEITNKENELLSDLNAREIFVLVPMVILIFWFGVYPQTFMKYLEPSARVYLNSASVQAIGERTNLEQGKKLVLTEDYNSLGKAPKSFEERLAGYTTQYALLNVNPKLGPAPVNVNPLPPEPTPEPKTPVTEEKK; the protein is encoded by the coding sequence ATGCCAGAATCAATTTTATCCTTGGTTATCTTTTCACCACTCCTCGGAATTGCCATTCTTTCCTTCTTAAAAGAAGAAGAGCATATCAAATGGACGAGTGCCATCATTACTTTAATTACATTTGTTTTAAGTGCTCCTTTAATGTGGTATTTTAATACAAATAGTTCAGCGCTTCAATTTGTGCATAGAATTCCAAATTGGATGAGTTCCGGCAAATTGGTAATAGACTACCACTTTGGACTCGATGGAGTTGCTTTACTATTATTTGTATTAACTTCCTTTTTGTTTTTTATTTCCAGTGTTGCTTCTTGGACATACATTCACAAACGACTCAAAGAATTCTACATAGCACTTTTATTTTTAGAGATTGGAGTGCTTGGAGTATTTGCTTCGGCTAACTTAGTATTATTCTACGTTTTCTGGGAATTGATGTTAATACCAATGGCACTTCTCATCGGTATTTGGGGTGGGGAAAATAGACTGTATGCGGCAATCAAGTTCTTCATCTACACGATGGCAGGCTCAGTTTTAATGCTTGCGGCAATTTTGATTATCTACTTTAAGACAGGTGATATCACAATCGAATCCCTTTCTACAAAGTCGTTTGCAAATTTCTCACCTGCACTACAGGGATTTTTATTCTTTGCTTTCGCAATTAGTTTTGCAATTAAGATTCCGGTATTTCCGGTTCATACCTGGTTACCAGATGCGCATACAGAAGCTCCCACTGCTGGCTCTGTAATACTTGCCGGTGTTCTCTTAAAGATGGGAACTTACGGGTTTATTCGTTTTTGTATTCCGTTTTTTCCAATCGTATCCCTTGAGTATCAGGGGCTAATCATGATTTTCTGCGTGATTGGAATTGTATATGGCGCACTCGTTGCAATGGTGCAAAAAGACGGAAAAAAACTCATCGCATACTCTTCCGTATCCCACTTGGGATTTTGTTTACTCGGTCTAATGACATTTACGGAAGAAGGAGTTCTCGGTGGAATGATCCAAATGATTAACCACGGGGTGTCAACTGGAATGCTCTTCTTAATGATTGGTATGATTTACGAAAGAACTCATACTCGTATGATAGCGGATTACGGTGGGATTGCGAAGATTGTTCCACTGTTTGCAACTTTCTTTATGATTGCTATGTTATCTTCTGTTGGTCTTCCTGGAATGAACGGATTTGTGGGTGAGTTCTTAGTGCTACTTGGAACACTCAAAGTAAACGTTGTTCTTGGTGTTATAGCAGGAAGCGGAGTTGTCTGGGCTGCATGTTACTTGTTGTGGTTTACAAAGCGTTTCCTCTTCGGAGAAATCACAAACAAAGAAAACGAATTACTATCTGACTTAAACGCAAGAGAAATTTTCGTCTTAGTCCCGATGGTCATCTTGATATTCTGGTTTGGTGTTTACCCACAAACATTTATGAAATACTTAGAGCCAAGTGCTAGAGTATATTTAAACTCTGCATCCGTGCAAGCGATTGGAGAAAGAACCAATCTAGAGCAAGGCAAGAAACTTGTATTAACAGAGGATTATAACTCTTTAGGAAAAGCTCCGAAGTCATTCGAAGAAAGACTCGCTGGGTATACTACTCAGTATGCTCTCCTAAACGTAAATCCTAAACTTGGACCGGCTCCTGTGAATGTGAATCCATTGCCTCCAGAGCCTACTCCAGAACCAAAAACACCTGTAACAGAGGAGAAGAAGTAA
- the nuoL gene encoding NADH-quinone oxidoreductase subunit L codes for MLEYFPLVVLLPLIGFLVNGIHYRKMPNTAAAIIGTSAVLIPFFITLGSLTAYHPMSNNAPHLFTLLPWIHAGAFQVDFAYQVDQLSLYMTLIITGIGSLIHIYSAGYMHGDGGFNRFFAYLNLFIFSMLNLVLADNLVLMFLGWEGVGLCSYLLIGFDYHKTSAANAGMKAFITNRIGDVGFAVGIILTYWYLGSVKYVDIMAAMPAAIPFKEIINYVALAFFIGAIGKSAQIPLYVWLPDAMAGPTPVSALIHAATMVTAGVFMIARLNPIFLAAEITSNYIAITGAVTAFFAATIGLFQTDIKKVLAYSTVSQLGYMFLAMGVGAYEAGMFHLMTHAFFKALMFLGSGSVIHAMHHEQDMRNMGNLKGYMKITWITFMIGTLAISGIPPFSGFFSKDLILEKAFGHHGIGHVIWAIGLAGAFCTAFYMFRLVFLTFYGKERIDHHVKEHLHESPWTITLPLVILAIGAAGAGLIQMPHLFFGGTHFLTDYFKPIFAPGKEIVEVAWKITAEPHHMSESTELILLVVSICVALTGIILSYFVFQIKQSVPPSDEGFKGFTKVVYNKYYVDEIYEATIIKPLLRMSDWLSATVDKALIDGLVVGVGKFFMHISEIFRKIQTGIVGDYALSIVIGTIAILVVLLYGGF; via the coding sequence ATGTTAGAATACTTTCCTCTTGTAGTTTTATTACCTCTCATTGGATTTTTAGTCAATGGGATTCATTATCGCAAAATGCCAAATACGGCTGCGGCGATTATCGGAACAAGTGCGGTCTTAATTCCGTTTTTCATCACACTTGGTTCTCTCACAGCTTATCACCCTATGTCGAATAACGCTCCTCATTTATTCACTTTACTTCCGTGGATACATGCTGGCGCTTTTCAAGTAGACTTCGCTTATCAAGTAGACCAACTTTCTTTGTATATGACTCTTATCATAACTGGGATTGGATCTTTGATTCATATTTACAGCGCGGGTTATATGCATGGCGATGGTGGATTCAATCGCTTCTTTGCTTATCTGAACTTATTCATCTTCTCGATGTTAAATCTAGTTCTAGCGGATAATCTTGTTTTGATGTTTCTAGGTTGGGAAGGTGTGGGTCTTTGCTCTTACCTACTCATAGGATTTGACTATCACAAAACGTCAGCCGCTAATGCTGGGATGAAAGCATTCATCACTAACCGTATAGGAGACGTTGGATTTGCTGTTGGAATTATTCTGACCTATTGGTATTTAGGCTCTGTAAAATATGTAGACATCATGGCTGCAATGCCTGCTGCGATTCCATTTAAAGAAATCATTAACTATGTAGCACTTGCTTTCTTCATTGGAGCAATTGGAAAGTCAGCTCAAATTCCATTGTATGTTTGGCTTCCAGATGCGATGGCAGGTCCGACTCCTGTATCTGCACTCATTCACGCGGCAACGATGGTGACTGCGGGGGTATTCATGATTGCCCGCTTGAATCCAATCTTCTTAGCAGCGGAGATTACGAGTAATTACATTGCAATTACCGGTGCAGTGACTGCATTCTTTGCGGCTACGATTGGTTTATTTCAAACTGATATTAAAAAAGTTCTCGCTTACTCGACTGTATCGCAACTCGGATATATGTTTCTTGCGATGGGCGTTGGGGCTTATGAAGCAGGAATGTTTCATTTAATGACTCACGCATTTTTCAAAGCGCTCATGTTCCTTGGTTCTGGTTCTGTGATTCACGCAATGCACCACGAACAAGACATGAGAAATATGGGAAATCTAAAAGGCTATATGAAGATAACATGGATTACCTTCATGATTGGAACTTTAGCGATTAGCGGTATTCCTCCGTTTAGTGGATTTTTCTCAAAAGATTTAATATTAGAAAAAGCATTTGGTCATCACGGAATTGGACATGTAATTTGGGCGATTGGACTTGCAGGTGCTTTTTGCACAGCATTCTATATGTTCCGTTTAGTATTCTTAACTTTCTACGGAAAAGAAAGAATCGATCATCATGTCAAAGAGCATTTACATGAATCACCTTGGACGATTACTCTTCCTCTTGTGATTCTTGCGATTGGTGCAGCGGGTGCTGGGCTTATTCAAATGCCTCACCTGTTCTTTGGAGGAACTCATTTCTTAACTGACTACTTCAAACCAATCTTTGCACCCGGAAAAGAAATTGTAGAAGTTGCTTGGAAGATAACTGCTGAGCCTCATCATATGTCTGAATCGACTGAGTTAATTCTACTTGTTGTTTCCATTTGCGTGGCGCTAACAGGGATTATTCTTTCCTACTTTGTATTCCAGATTAAACAATCTGTTCCTCCTTCTGACGAGGGATTTAAAGGATTCACAAAAGTTGTTTACAATAAGTATTATGTAGACGAAATCTATGAGGCTACTATTATTAAGCCGCTTCTTAGAATGTCAGATTGGTTGTCTGCAACTGTAGACAAGGCTCTGATTGATGGACTAGTCGTGGGAGTTGGAAAATTCTTTATGCATATTTCTGAAATCTTCCGTAAGATTCAAACGGGGATAGTAGGTGATTATGCGCTCTCGATAGTTATTGGAACCATTGCCATTTTAGTTGTATTACTTTACGGAGGATTTTAA
- the nuoK gene encoding NADH-quinone oxidoreductase subunit NuoK yields the protein MQTYISGIPLNYYLSLAGILFSIGVLGVLTRRNAVIIFMAVELMLNSVNLVFIAFSKVLSIVNGEVIVFFVMAIAAAEAGIGLAIVIAIHRQKKTSNVDEINLLKW from the coding sequence TTGCAAACATATATTTCTGGAATTCCACTTAATTATTATCTTTCTCTTGCAGGAATTTTATTTTCCATCGGGGTGCTCGGTGTTCTTACAAGACGCAATGCAGTAATTATTTTTATGGCGGTAGAGCTGATGTTAAATTCTGTGAACTTAGTGTTCATTGCGTTTTCTAAAGTTCTATCAATTGTAAATGGGGAAGTAATCGTATTCTTCGTTATGGCAATCGCGGCGGCAGAAGCAGGCATTGGTCTTGCTATCGTAATTGCAATACACAGACAAAAGAAAACTTCCAATGTCGATGAAATCAATCTATTAAAATGGTAG
- a CDS encoding NADH-quinone oxidoreductase subunit J produces the protein MLNLTEIQPILFMILSAVTVGSALLVVLNRNPVASAVFLVLTFFSLAGIYALMNAVFIATMQVLVYAGAIMVLVVFVLMLLNLREETHKEIWSNPVKKTIIVLIVISYSFLLLVSLKATKDSDPTVITNITSPNYEYKLSDSAESKVTVTGNTAAVGASTFIDYLLPFEIISILLLVAVIGAVIIAKKDVVKKG, from the coding sequence ATGTTAAACCTAACTGAAATCCAACCAATTTTATTTATGATCCTGTCCGCAGTGACAGTTGGCTCTGCACTTTTAGTAGTATTAAATAGGAACCCAGTCGCTTCGGCTGTATTCTTAGTTCTTACTTTCTTTTCTCTCGCAGGAATTTACGCATTGATGAACGCTGTCTTTATTGCGACCATGCAAGTGTTAGTTTATGCGGGAGCGATTATGGTGTTAGTAGTATTCGTTCTTATGCTTTTAAATTTAAGAGAAGAAACACACAAAGAAATTTGGAGTAATCCCGTAAAGAAGACAATCATTGTTTTAATCGTGATTTCGTATTCGTTTTTACTTTTAGTTTCTCTCAAAGCTACAAAGGATTCTGATCCGACAGTGATTACAAATATCACTTCACCGAATTACGAATACAAGCTAAGCGATAGCGCAGAATCAAAAGTAACCGTTACTGGAAACACGGCAGCAGTCGGAGCATCTACATTCATCGACTATCTGCTTCCATTTGAAATCATTTCTATTTTGCTTTTAGTAGCTGTCATTGGGGCTGTCATCATAGCCAAAAAAGACGTGGTAAAGAAGGGCTAG
- the nuoH gene encoding NADH-quinone oxidoreductase subunit NuoH has translation MDWMLVLVWALKSVFLFFIIITGCAYYTLAERVVAGYIQDRRGPNRAGPFGLLQPVADGIKFLTKEEVFPVNVNKVMYLIAPAISIVCAIMAWSIIPFGGTIPLPPFLASAFGFPSIDLQIANPNTGILFMFAISSLSVYGIILAGWSSNNKYSLMGGIRSTAQMISYELPLGLSVVIVILLSGSLRLTDINDAQKGLWFIFTLPGMIAFFIFSVAMFAETNRLPFDLAEAESELVVGFHTEYGAFKFALFFIAEYMNMITMSCVVSLLFFGGYNVPFGILNGSELQPLVGLLFFVGKVLFFAFLFMWVRWTLPRFRYDQLMVLGWKKLIPWCLFNIVLASTYVVYWGKYWKGIFN, from the coding sequence ATGGATTGGATGTTAGTATTAGTTTGGGCGCTTAAAAGCGTATTTTTGTTTTTTATCATCATCACCGGATGTGCCTATTACACATTAGCCGAAAGGGTGGTTGCAGGTTATATTCAAGACAGAAGGGGTCCTAATAGAGCGGGTCCTTTTGGTCTGCTTCAACCTGTCGCCGATGGAATTAAATTCTTAACCAAAGAAGAAGTTTTTCCGGTCAATGTCAACAAGGTAATGTATTTAATTGCACCTGCCATCTCGATCGTGTGTGCTATTATGGCTTGGTCGATTATTCCTTTTGGGGGGACAATTCCACTTCCTCCTTTCTTAGCGAGTGCATTTGGTTTTCCTTCTATTGATTTGCAAATCGCTAATCCAAATACTGGAATTCTTTTTATGTTTGCGATTTCCTCGCTTTCTGTGTATGGCATTATCCTCGCAGGTTGGAGTAGCAATAACAAATACTCACTTATGGGTGGAATTCGCTCTACAGCGCAAATGATTTCTTATGAGTTACCACTTGGTCTTTCGGTTGTGATTGTGATTTTACTTTCAGGGTCACTACGACTCACAGATATTAACGACGCGCAAAAAGGTCTTTGGTTTATTTTTACCTTACCCGGAATGATTGCTTTCTTTATTTTCTCCGTTGCCATGTTTGCTGAAACAAACCGTTTGCCGTTTGACTTAGCAGAAGCTGAGTCTGAGCTTGTTGTGGGATTTCATACTGAGTATGGAGCTTTCAAATTTGCACTCTTTTTTATCGCAGAGTATATGAACATGATTACTATGAGTTGTGTAGTCAGTCTTTTATTCTTCGGTGGATACAATGTTCCATTTGGAATTTTAAATGGCAGTGAATTACAACCATTAGTCGGTCTTTTGTTCTTTGTCGGAAAAGTATTATTCTTCGCATTCTTATTCATGTGGGTGAGGTGGACATTGCCTAGATTTAGGTATGACCAACTCATGGTGCTTGGATGGAAAAAGCTTATCCCTTGGTGTCTGTTTAATATCGTATTAGCCTCAACCTATGTTGTATATTGGGGAAAATACTGGAAGGGGATTTTTAATTAA
- the nuoF gene encoding NADH-quinone oxidoreductase subunit NuoF gives MAELKLLTKHQGEKDIHKLAHYKSVGGYTAIKKALGMKPEDIVTEVKNSGLRGRGGAGFPTGMKWSFIPKTDKPKYLLCNADEGEPGTFKDRVLLEEFAHQMIEGMIIAARAIDSHQGYIYIRGEYHLSYDRVQAAVDEAYAAGLLGKNILGSGFDFELGLYAGAGAYICGEETALINSLEGRRGHPRLKPPFPAVAGLYGCPTVVNNVETFSAVPHIINNGAAWYAKMGTPKSAGTRMFSVSGPVKKPGVYEIELGTPLMSLINDLCGGMADGKKLKAIIPGGSSVPILTAKECETANMDFESMADHKTMLGSGAVIVLADDTDIVESTYRLAEFYAHESCGQCTPCREGTHWVADLLHKIREGHGTEKDLELILSLSVNMEGGTTICPLADACVGAVRPTIQKFRADFEARLQKEHAA, from the coding sequence ATGGCAGAATTAAAGCTTTTAACTAAACACCAGGGTGAGAAAGACATCCACAAACTTGCTCATTATAAATCAGTTGGTGGTTACACTGCCATTAAAAAAGCTCTCGGTATGAAACCAGAAGATATCGTTACAGAAGTAAAAAATTCTGGTCTTCGTGGTCGTGGAGGAGCGGGATTTCCAACTGGAATGAAATGGTCTTTTATTCCAAAGACGGATAAGCCTAAGTATCTGCTATGCAATGCAGACGAAGGGGAGCCCGGAACTTTTAAAGATAGAGTATTACTAGAAGAATTTGCCCACCAGATGATTGAAGGTATGATTATCGCGGCTCGTGCAATCGACTCTCACCAAGGTTATATTTATATCAGAGGTGAATATCATTTATCCTACGATAGAGTGCAAGCTGCGGTAGATGAAGCGTATGCCGCTGGACTTCTTGGAAAAAATATCCTTGGTTCAGGATTTGATTTTGAACTAGGTTTATATGCAGGAGCAGGCGCTTATATTTGTGGAGAAGAGACAGCACTCATCAATTCACTCGAAGGCAGAAGAGGGCATCCAAGACTCAAGCCTCCTTTTCCTGCCGTTGCAGGACTTTATGGTTGTCCTACTGTCGTAAATAATGTGGAGACCTTCAGTGCTGTTCCTCATATTATCAATAATGGGGCAGCTTGGTATGCAAAAATGGGAACACCTAAGTCAGCAGGAACAAGAATGTTCAGCGTAAGTGGTCCTGTTAAAAAGCCAGGCGTTTATGAAATAGAACTCGGAACTCCTCTCATGTCATTAATCAATGATCTATGCGGTGGAATGGCAGATGGTAAGAAGCTAAAGGCGATTATCCCCGGTGGTTCTTCTGTTCCTATTCTCACAGCTAAAGAATGCGAAACTGCGAACATGGACTTTGAGTCTATGGCAGACCATAAGACTATGCTTGGTAGTGGTGCTGTGATTGTACTCGCAGATGATACCGATATAGTTGAGTCTACTTACCGTTTGGCGGAGTTTTATGCGCATGAGTCTTGTGGACAGTGCACACCTTGTCGGGAAGGGACTCATTGGGTAGCAGACTTACTTCATAAAATAAGAGAAGGTCATGGAACTGAAAAAGACTTAGAGTTGATTTTATCTTTAAGTGTGAATATGGAGGGGGGAACAACGATTTGCCCGCTTGCAGATGCTTGCGTTGGTGCTGTTCGTCCTACCATTCAAAAATTCAGAGCGGATTTCGAAGCCAGATTACAAAAGGAACATGCGGCATAA
- the nuoE gene encoding NADH-quinone oxidoreductase subunit NuoE, with translation MAYQFSEASEKRFQKLLTMFPDKRSVILPALYLLQRDRGYVDTEGMEYIAAKIGNPIAVSHVYGVATFYTLYNKKPVGKYHVQVCANISCFVMGSDKVTEHFCKKLGINKGETTADKKFTVDEVQCLGACGYGPMAQINDDYHEHLTPEKIDEILKSLE, from the coding sequence ATGGCTTATCAATTTTCAGAAGCGTCCGAAAAACGTTTTCAAAAACTATTAACTATGTTTCCCGATAAAAGATCGGTAATCTTGCCAGCCCTTTATCTATTACAAAGAGATAGAGGCTATGTAGATACCGAGGGGATGGAATACATTGCGGCTAAGATTGGTAATCCGATCGCAGTCTCTCATGTATACGGGGTTGCTACTTTTTACACTCTTTACAATAAGAAGCCTGTCGGTAAATACCATGTGCAAGTTTGTGCAAACATTTCTTGTTTTGTAATGGGCTCTGACAAAGTAACAGAACATTTCTGTAAAAAGCTAGGCATTAACAAAGGTGAGACAACTGCTGATAAAAAATTCACAGTAGATGAAGTGCAGTGTCTTGGTGCATGTGGTTACGGACCCATGGCGCAGATCAATGATGATTATCATGAACACCTCACGCCCGAAAAAATAGACGAAATTTTAAAATCTCTGGAGTAA
- a CDS encoding NADH-quinone oxidoreductase subunit D, protein MYDKTAQKFKGKFDNLPEGHLLVNLGPSHPATHGILQNVIQIDGERIVEADAIIGYVHRCFEKLGERYDYNQFLVCTDRMNYISTPLNNIGWILTVEKMLQIEVPERVTYVRMIISELSRIMDHIICNGILGVDLGAFSGMLHLFHHRENIHSILEKLTGARLTTTFCRVGGMERDIYPDFVKEVKEVINGLKPAMDEFNTLLIRNKIFNDRTAGVGGISAEDALAFGFSGPNLRAAGVDFDVRKDTPYMLYDKVDFDIPIGEDGSVLHRTLVRMEEMRQSIRIIEQLIDGIPEGSYHADLPHIFLPEKQKVYTSMEELIYHFKLIMHGIKVPAGEYYMATEGGNGELGFYVVSEGEKSPWRVHVRRPCFWYYQAFSHMVKGSLIADSIATMSSLNVIAGELDC, encoded by the coding sequence ATGTATGATAAAACAGCTCAGAAGTTCAAAGGAAAATTTGACAATCTTCCTGAGGGGCATCTCCTTGTTAACCTCGGACCTTCACACCCTGCTACACACGGTATTCTACAAAATGTAATTCAAATCGACGGAGAAAGAATTGTAGAAGCAGATGCAATCATCGGCTACGTGCATCGTTGTTTTGAAAAACTAGGCGAGCGTTATGATTACAATCAATTCCTAGTTTGCACGGATAGAATGAACTATATTTCTACACCGCTTAATAATATCGGTTGGATATTGACTGTCGAAAAAATGCTACAGATTGAAGTTCCTGAAAGAGTTACCTATGTTCGTATGATCATATCAGAACTTTCTCGTATCATGGATCATATTATCTGCAATGGAATTTTAGGTGTGGATTTAGGAGCCTTCTCTGGAATGCTTCATCTATTTCACCACAGAGAAAATATCCATAGCATTCTAGAAAAACTCACCGGTGCGCGACTAACAACGACTTTCTGCCGAGTAGGTGGAATGGAACGCGACATCTATCCTGATTTTGTAAAAGAAGTAAAAGAAGTGATTAACGGGCTTAAGCCTGCAATGGACGAATTTAACACACTTCTCATTCGTAATAAAATCTTCAACGATAGAACAGCGGGAGTAGGTGGTATCAGCGCAGAAGACGCATTAGCCTTTGGATTCTCTGGTCCTAATTTACGTGCTGCGGGTGTTGACTTTGATGTTCGTAAGGATACTCCTTATATGCTCTATGACAAAGTCGATTTTGATATTCCAATTGGCGAAGATGGATCTGTGCTTCATAGAACTCTGGTTCGTATGGAAGAGATGCGTCAGTCGATTCGAATCATTGAGCAGCTAATTGATGGTATTCCCGAAGGATCTTACCATGCTGATCTTCCTCATATATTTCTTCCTGAGAAACAAAAAGTTTATACAAGTATGGAAGAATTAATCTATCATTTTAAACTCATTATGCATGGAATCAAAGTTCCTGCTGGTGAATATTATATGGCTACCGAAGGGGGTAATGGCGAACTTGGATTCTATGTAGTTTCAGAAGGAGAAAAGTCTCCTTGGAGAGTGCATGTTCGTCGTCCTTGTTTTTGGTATTACCAGGCATTTTCTCATATGGTAAAAGGCTCCCTGATTGCAGATTCAATCGCAACGATGAGTTCTTTAAATGTTATTGCAGGGGAGTTAGACTGTTAG
- a CDS encoding NADH-quinone oxidoreductase subunit C, translating into MKEKVESFIKSKLSSFVFKEETVNSNIPTFFIKSEGIFPVIKALKEDKELQFNFLNDLTAIDWLGKKTPRFEVCYLLRSVPNKHFRIMLKVPLEEGETIPTIVPIFRGANWPEREVFDMFGIEFTGHPQMERILLPDNFQGHPLRKDYPLEGFGQDYLIADLLHIHQEDKEK; encoded by the coding sequence ATGAAAGAAAAAGTAGAATCCTTTATAAAATCCAAACTGTCTTCCTTCGTTTTCAAAGAGGAAACAGTTAATAGCAATATACCAACCTTCTTTATCAAGTCGGAAGGGATTTTCCCTGTCATCAAAGCCCTCAAGGAAGACAAAGAATTACAATTCAATTTTTTGAATGACTTAACTGCAATTGATTGGCTCGGGAAAAAGACACCTCGCTTCGAAGTTTGCTATTTGCTTCGTTCTGTTCCAAATAAACATTTTCGAATCATGTTAAAAGTTCCTTTGGAAGAAGGGGAAACCATTCCGACTATTGTTCCGATTTTCAGAGGAGCGAACTGGCCTGAAAGAGAAGTCTTTGACATGTTTGGTATCGAATTTACGGGACACCCTCAAATGGAGCGCATTTTACTTCCTGATAATTTCCAGGGGCATCCATTAAGAAAGGATTATCCGCTAGAAGGCTTCGGACAAGATTATCTGATTGCCGACTTGTTACATATTCACCAAGAAGATAAGGAGAAATAA